Proteins encoded together in one Desulfosporosinus meridiei DSM 13257 window:
- a CDS encoding CpsD/CapB family tyrosine-protein kinase yields MGTKTFYVYDHENQAVHDAYAMLTANILISNDQKPLKTICISSCSPEEGKTSLAIGVAISMAQSGWRVLLVDADMRKPAAAKRMNQGLNVGLSNYLMGDVELTDALSETNIRNFTYFSCGNAHPNPIELLCSTNFKILMANVRNAYDIVIFDTPALMSVGDGAVVASNVDAALLVVRMGSTTLKCLKRVKVQLEDSNVQILGVVLNRVKKRDYKKYFGSYNYFFNAKRFYNNIAPPQNAAKL; encoded by the coding sequence ATGGGAACGAAAACATTTTATGTATACGATCATGAAAATCAAGCTGTTCATGACGCCTACGCGATGTTAACTGCTAACATTCTTATTAGTAACGACCAGAAACCTTTAAAGACAATTTGTATTTCAAGCTGCAGTCCAGAAGAGGGGAAAACTTCGCTTGCCATTGGTGTTGCTATTTCGATGGCCCAATCAGGCTGGCGGGTACTGCTTGTAGATGCGGATATGCGTAAGCCGGCTGCTGCAAAGAGGATGAATCAGGGGTTAAATGTTGGACTCTCTAATTATCTCATGGGTGATGTTGAACTGACTGATGCCCTCAGTGAGACTAACATTAGGAATTTTACTTACTTTTCTTGCGGTAATGCACATCCGAATCCTATTGAATTGTTATGCTCAACTAATTTCAAGATTTTAATGGCTAACGTGAGAAATGCCTACGATATCGTAATCTTTGATACTCCAGCCCTGATGAGCGTTGGTGATGGAGCTGTTGTGGCTTCAAACGTTGACGCAGCTTTGTTGGTTGTGAGAATGGGTTCAACTACTCTAAAATGTTTAAAGCGTGTCAAAGTACAGCTTGAAGACTCGAATGTTCAAATTTTAGGAGTTGTATTAAATAGAGTTAAGAAACGTGATTATAAAAAGTATTTTGGGTCTTACAATTACTTCTTCAATGCTAAGCGCTTTTATAACAACATCGCACCACCACAGAATGCAGCCAAGTTATGA